One Pseudomonas sp. AN-1 genomic region harbors:
- the msrA gene encoding peptide-methionine (S)-S-oxide reductase MsrA, with the protein MPLRSQILAHKLALPSAEQALPGRASAMPVPERHHVNGNPLLPPFPDGLEEVQFGLGCFWGAERRLWQQPGVWVTAAGYAGGHTPNPTYEEVCSGLTGHTEVVRVLYDPRQTSLKALLKAFWEAHDPTQGMRQGNDVGTQYRSAIYCSTAEQLAEARASAEAFAAELARAGFGPITTEIRAEVPFYYAEAYHQQYLAKNPGGYCGLRGTGVCLPE; encoded by the coding sequence ATGCCCCTGCGTTCCCAGATTCTCGCCCACAAGCTCGCCCTGCCCAGTGCCGAGCAGGCGCTGCCCGGGCGCGCCAGCGCCATGCCGGTGCCCGAGCGGCACCATGTCAACGGCAATCCGCTGCTGCCGCCGTTCCCCGACGGGCTGGAGGAGGTGCAGTTCGGCCTCGGCTGCTTCTGGGGCGCCGAGCGGCGCCTGTGGCAGCAGCCGGGAGTGTGGGTGACCGCGGCGGGCTATGCCGGCGGCCATACCCCCAACCCGACCTACGAGGAAGTCTGCTCCGGGCTGACCGGGCATACCGAGGTGGTGCGCGTGCTCTACGATCCGCGCCAGACCAGCCTCAAGGCCCTGCTCAAGGCGTTCTGGGAGGCCCACGACCCGACCCAGGGCATGCGCCAGGGCAACGACGTCGGCACCCAGTACCGCTCGGCGATCTACTGCAGCACGGCGGAGCAACTGGCCGAGGCGCGCGCCAGCGCCGAGGCCTTCGCCGCCGAACTGGCCCGCGCCGGCTTCGGGCCAATCACCACCGAGATCCGCGCCGAGGTGCCGTTCTACTACGCCGAGGCCTACCACCAGCAGTACCTGGCGAAGAACCCCGGCGGCTACTGCGGCCTGCGCGGCACCGGGGTGTGCCTGCCCGAATAA